The Peromyscus maniculatus bairdii isolate BWxNUB_F1_BW_parent chromosome 3, HU_Pman_BW_mat_3.1, whole genome shotgun sequence genome segment CGGAGGACACCTTCGACTCCAGCCACCTCCAGGAGGGGCCAGAGGCGAGAGGGATCCTGTAAGGGACCCTGTGTGGCCAGCcacaagggaggaccctggaggagCAGACTACTGTGTCACCAGTGACCAGGAAGACAGAAGTCCAGAGGGAAGAGTCTGTGTGCCCTGGGGGAAGGAGGACAGACACACGGGAGGTGTTGGTCAGAGGGTGGAGCCCTTGGCagtgaaagagaaggaggagtcagggcaggaacagggTTGGGGGCATCGGaagtgaggccttgggttcatgtgtagaagccagaagaagtgGATAAAGGGATTTAGGGATGCCGGTAGCAGGCAGGGTGGGTGGAGTGAATAAAGTAGGAGAAAGAGTAGAAGGAGTAGGAGACAGGGCTGGCAGAGTAGGGGGAAGGGAAGCCAGAGCTTCAGGAGGCTCAGTTAGGGCTGAAGCCTCAGGGTCAGTCCCACCCTGTGGAAGCACAGCTGAGAACTCTTTGACCCTGGCCAGCAGAATCTGAGCTGTAGAGCATTGGCTACAGAGGAAGGAGTAGGAGCGTAAATCCCAGGATCCCTGTATGTAAGGGAGCTCAGGTTGCTTGACAGTATTTGCAAAAATTTCTAAATCACCAAGAGTGTTCAAGTCAAGGATGCCCTCTGGTGGCCACTTGAACTCATTATCCCTGGTATATTGTTGCGGAggttacagaacaaagaaaccaGTCGCTTAGGGCCTGAAAAAGCCCCAATTTAGACAAAATTCGCAGCAGACACTCCAGGGGTGACTGAGGATTGCGGTTCAATCCGGAGTTGCCCATCCCTTAAAGCTGCAGCATAAACGGAAGGTTAGCCCGGAGCGTCCTCTAAGGTAACCTGAGGTCGGATTATGGGGTGGAGAAGTCTTAGGTAGGAGGCGTTCTTCCAGCCACCAAGACCTTTCCGAATAAAGGCTGCCTTTGTTCTACTGTGGGCTTTTTCTGGTGTGGCGGCGACTtatgtcagaaaaacaaaaagcaaaaacccaaaaacaaccAGTAAGCACCTGGTGCCTGTGTAGCCGCTGCTCTCCAGAAAGAACGAGTTACGGGTCGATCTGGTTAGGCAGAAAGCCAGGGTAGAGCAAAGGAGAGGAGGGTCCCCGCAGCTCCCCTCTGTGCCCTGGCGTGCCAAGCAGGAGGTCACCTCCTCCCGGGACTTCTGCACCAAATGAATGACTACTCCGATAGAGGCTGCAACAAATCCAATTGAgttgaattaaaaagtaaaaggctaattagactcccggcgctccacccagggcctagctgtggatgtctgtatccagattcctcagtacttggatggggtttctggcacaactattagggtgtttggccatcccatcaccagagtaggtcagtcccggctgtctatcgaccattgccagcagtcttttgtgggggtatctttgtggatttctgtgggcctctctagtactttgtttcttccttttctcatgtggtcttcatttaccatggtctcctatttcttgttctccctctctgttcttgatccagctgggatctcccgctctctttcccctgaccctcgcccttcattgctcccactcatgtccaggctgttcatgtagatctcatccatttctctgtcattgggtgatccccgtgtctttcttagggtcctgttttccaggtagactcactggtgatgtgagcagcagtccagtcatccttgttccacatctagtatcctcctatgagtgagtacataccatatttgtctttctgagtctgggttacctcactcaggatgatttttttctagatccatctatttgcctgcaaacctcatgatgttattgtttttctctgctgagtagtattccattgtgtatatgtgccacaatttatttaaccattcttcagttgaagggcatctagcgagaaagaggagggtttatatgagcgagaattgttgaaaccaagattggataaagcacaggcacaaatagccaaacgaatggaaacacatgaactatgaaccaaaggctgaggggctcccaactggatcaggccctctgaataggtgagacagttgattggcttgatctgtttgggaggcatctaggtagtggtaccaggtcctgggctcgttgcatgagatagctgtttgaaacctgggacttatacagggacacttggctcagtctgggaggaggggactggacctgcctggactgagtctatcaggtcgatctcaatcctcgggggaggccttgatctggaggtggtgggaatgggaggtgggctggggggaaggggaggggtgcaggaagggggagaacaagggaatctgtggctgttatgtagaactgaatagtattgtaaaaaaaaataaataaaaggcaggTACATTTTTAGGGACTTATTGCTCCTGGGCGAGATCACGGCCTCACAGTAGGAAGTCCGTGTAATCACATGGCTGAACTGATTTAGGGGCCTTTCGCAGGAGTGGAGGGAGGCAGTGACATACTTGTTAAGGTATTGGGGTATCAGCTGGTTAgctgggtgtagatgtaaccaatcgtctgattaaaataagaagcacagaaccaatgtaaaagagaaagccaagaggtccgagcacagagctaaaatcttacctcctgcagtgctcctagcttccgagagagagagagagagagagagagagagagagagagagagagagagagagagaggagagagagagagcaaaagcaaaagcaaaagcaaaagcatagctggctaaagcttaaatccagccacttgttccctcttgagcagagtcaaggcttggctttacaggcagggtccctgtttggcagggcaggcctgagttgtttgtagcactggctttaagcaagcagctcatggttagtccggcctgaggccaagcagacctgggccggggctagggagccgacGCCAagcagttttttttcccccccgcttataagagtttattagagttaaagggatagagagtgcgcaggcctgtgggagagacacgtgcgtggagagaagaagagaggagagaagagagagagccgGGAATATGGccctccgctttaaaaaccggctgggggcgtggccaggtcatgtcactactccacacctgtgcgtagatcacatggtcacgttgcgcgcttacgtagccatgtaacgtcacggattctggtcacgcgagatgccttggccggaacttgctaggcggtgtccggcctgaccggaattggctaggcggaagtgtccgcctggtaaatgcgactgtgtgtgggggtgttgtgaacccttcattcccgactcttattttttaaaaaaaagaaaaaattgtggttgactgggtacgggggcgacgtttctctcaaagactgcttccagctgaatagtgggcgttggttggctcttggggggggggtgagggatatcttgtgaagtccggggatgatggtggaggtcctggaacgaCGTTCTGCCGTCTCCTGGTTTTGcgctgtccatccgtgctgctgctggggacctcccatttaacaagatactgttgacatagagagagcttagagagaaagaatcattattattttattttggagttggcatttgtctgaggtagatttggcctgcccagatagaggcatgtgacatttacctgaggtagatctggtcctagtactctgcttaatttctatctgagacaagcctcattagaggtagtttatttaaggcacctgttttccttaggcaagccttgctggaggtagtttatttaaggtacctgtttcccttattaagTTAGCATTTAGGAAAcgcaggtgatcagttgctgagtattgaacaatgataaattgttgtattacattattccttaccgcctggatatttttgatggtccttttgcctccagctctgtgtggccctggttggaaagggaaggggtgataccttaatcctctggaattggcgacaaagcagtggatcctgatgtcctctggagcttgagagtgagaggccctgtttgtttcactgtatatgaagagagatttttctgggatggaggtgagataaaaggttttaggtgagacaggtggacccagtgaggaaagccctcgagtttagcagctgtaggggttacaagaattaccttgaagggtccctgccacttaggggaaagggggaaagggcgctggcctggaggaaagagaagaacctgatccccaatgtgtattggagatgggcaaggattgtcacacggctgaggcagtgagcagtccgcatagctccatagaatagaccttaggtgacataaaagaggagttaacaggctatctggaacagttggaggcttggaaaaaagacctggtgttagaactggtctgaggagatatttaacttttcctgatggtgggcatatgggtaaaatcgagctgtagccctggggaggtaggaagcctccagcatggccattatatggcctgagttagatacggatcctccttttgctgtgagaaggccacgctccctccaaatagcagcgtgggacaggaggatatgaaaagcatatttggagtctgtagagttagtggctaggaggagaagtAGGAGAGCTACTGGCGTGTCTGGGAGAAGGTGAATGTGTAGAGcaaaagaaatggacgctcctaccttagctaggagatccctccccattaaaggtacagggcaacttggcaccactaagaatgtatgtgtgagagggatgcctctgaaaatacaattaaatggcggtgtctgctgaggtagataaggctgtcccctgtacccgacaataaaggagaggtggcatcccaaaactcccaggactgagtcaatggctctggtgtccagaaggaaagaaacagatcacttccctgctgtgttctgggttccctgtcatgtctgtagccaagcctaggtctgttggaggtcttagcttgatgtacccatgcatcttggtgcctgggggcagtcagctgactctgtctttctaggcggcacttttaacaaggctgttgatggcctggcagggcattcggtagcctgtggccttttcctcatttaaaacagggacccaacagcttttggaagtcagcgagtgccagcacttggcaattttgtttttgggcttttatctcttccctggcacaccttaaatgccacaggtgactcttttgcctgtggggtcaggagccttgctctccagatgtttaagttttagtcaggtaggtctggggaacaagagacagattttcgtatttatcctgaactatttactggttttagggcagccttacggaggcctgtcaggagacaggtaataaacctatctctggctagacagccactctgggtgttgtagtcccagtgtggctctcaGTCAGGAACCACTTCAGCTCCTGGGGgatgtgaaaggttagtttgatgaatttcatctgtatgagtcctagcctgctcccatacacacctgagctcctcaggaagtcatgaaaggtgagactataagattgagttatatattgaaactgtttaataaaggaagcagaattagacgtagaagaacccagcttactttctatctgagagagttctgttagagacagagaatggaacatgaattttaattattggttccttagcaagctctagagtcagagattccggagtcagagaatcctctggtttacgtacagctaggagcatatgagcaggagagaaggaaatgagaagagaTAGTTTAgcgttgagaaagaagaaagcaactctttccatttgcctgaacgccaACAGTGATTAGATAGCTCCCATAAAATATCGGGATCTAAGGAGCCGCTCGGcggctctttgttattttttaaagcatactttggccacttttttgaacataaacaagTTAGCTTACAAATCTTTACGTAAGGCATTAAattgagaggttttaaagcttcaacaagacagcctaatggagaggaaggactaacagggttggaagccttgtttcccatgtctgcagcagaggcagaaaaataaaaaataaacgtgatccggagccaaggccccaggcgtccccaaggccaagggcagataccgggcgcaggctgctccttgactcgtcagccacagaagcaggggccccctccatggtgaggaaaggattccccgggaatccagacaacgtttgccccttcgtcaaggagatggacgtgccggcctcacgtggctcccaggacgcaccaaGGGTGGTGGCCCTAActcgagaaatatctcaggctgcagacgtgggagatggctagaaaagttaggcctgcgataggggccgaccatagccaatgaagaccgtggtcaGGGGTTCCCCCGGTCTCAAGAACACGTGTGAGGCGCCGGACGATCAACGGTCATtttcacagattcaggaaactgtTTACGCTGGCTGAAAAAtggggggactcaccaatcgaagaaagcggtgttggatgcaatttggatgcggttcaggcgaatggagagcggtctgttgCGTACGGAGCAGATTACCCGGTTCGCGGGCTTCCAGGTGCAGGGCACCCGGAAGCGCCCgctcggtttcggcaccaaaatgttagttatttagctgcgttgtgttcttaccctgcaaggaaatgtcacgaaacatgacagaatccgcttatagagtttattagagttaaagggatagagtgctcaggcctgtgggagagacacgtgcgtgaggaagaggagagaagagaaagagcgccaagcagtttttaatggattcttgtcacgttgggcgccctGCCcttcacaaagaaaagagaactctCCCTGGGGCTCCCACCGGCTTCTCTGGGATCGGTTGCATTACCGTCTCGGTGGGACCTCTGTTCCCCGAGCTCGGTTCACTAAACAGTACACCTCCGTGAGGGACATTATTCCCCCACGCTCCTCTAACGGTGCCTGCAATATTCCAGCCAGTTGTTTGGCTAGCTGCATGTGGTACTGTGTGCCTGAGCCATAGGTTTCCCTGGTAACTGGGTTGGCTATTCCCATACTCAGCAAGTAGGACTTAAACCTGATGGTCTCATCTTCTGTGACGTCACCTCATTTCTCTTTAATCTTATTAGTGATTGATTTTGATAACTCCACCATTTCTTTAGCCTTGATCATTAGCTTGCTAAGGTCTTCAAAGGCCTCAGAAATGTTTttgtcagtttcttttctcttttcttcgaGTTTCCTTTCGATGCCTACAATTCCTATAGCTCTTACTCTTCCTGGCTGGggtcctttgtttgtttgtaacgACTGGGAGACTGGCACATTCTCCCATCTCTTCTGTGTCATTTCCTCTGATAAACGCCTGTAAAACTCAATCTGGCCATGCTCTTTGAAAGACAGTTTGACGTAGGAGTTCTTAGTGCTCTGGAACGGACCAGGCTCTTTGTTAGAAGGAGCAGGGTGCAGATGAACCATGATTTTGGCACTCTTCCCAATTCCAGCCGCCTGTTCCTCAATAAACACACTCTGGGACAGAGGAATGGCCATGCAGCACTCATTGTTTTTCTGGTCTCTCCAAATCAGCCGGTGCGTACTAAGAAGAAGAGTCCCAGCATCAAACTTTATCTTCTCCTCGTCGTCGTAGATGCGCACCCCACGCTGCTGGATCACCAGTATCTCATTGATCTTCAGGAGGCCGCTGGTCCACACAAAGTGGTCCATGGCCGCGGCCCGGGCAAGCCTCTGCCGTTCGCAGGCTGGGACTGGGGTCCAAAAGGTGTGTTCTGGGTCCAGTGGTCGCTTTGGAATCTAGAGCCAAGTGTCTGTTTACTGTCTATCTCCATGTTTAGTTATCAAACATTTGTACCTATTGATTTGTAGAAACATCCTCCAGGATGTAAGGATGCATGCTTTCTCCCTTTTAAGAGGACAGGGTATTAATTGCAGTAATGGGGCTGCATGGCTTCAGGACCTTATACCTGTTAAGTGGCTGCTCATCCAAATGGAGTATAGCCAATGAAGCAGTTTAGTTTAGAATGCCAAAAATTATCAAAGTAAAGGTTAACATTTTATGAACATTTCTTTGACCATGGCTTGAGCTGTGCAGGGCTTAATGTCTTTCATGGTTAGGTAGTCTCATTCATAATAAAACTGATTTAACATAATATCAGAGAGATATTGtatatttatcatatttaatcCCAACTGCACAACTTCTCCCACATTCATGCCTTTTCCAAACCCATccactttgtgtcttctttattttttccttaaaacaatttaaaaaatccagTTTGATATTGGCCATATACTCTTGAgtgtgtggccatccactggagcatgctccaccaactggagaccacaTCCTTAAAGCAAACTGAATTCCACTATTGGGCAGATAGGAATTGTCCATAGCTCATCACATGTGGGTGATACTTTCTGCCCAACTCCATTCCCCATGTTGGGATTAGTTCTAGAATTTTGAGCTTTCACATGTCTTGTGCATTTATCATAATTGCACATGTGAGTTCATATTGGCAACTGCTGCTTGGTGTgtagaaaacattgtttcattgTAGTCAGACAGTTCCTTCCTCTCTTACAGTCTTTATGCTCTCTTGTGAAAGTATCACTAAGCCATAGGAGGAAGGACTATGATTTCTTGAGATACCAGGATTCTGCACTCCGAAGCCTTTTATTCTCCTCACATAGACCAGCTGTGGATTAAATCCGGGTGTTAAATCACTATCTACTACCAAAGAAGCAACTCTGATGAGGAGTGAGAATTTCACTAATCTATTGTATAATGATAAGCTTTTTGGGGTTGGTTTAATACTATGTAGATATACTAGTAAAAAAATAGTGATAGTTTTTTGCTTAAGCCTCAGCCCATCTAGTTAAGGTTATTGGTCCTGATGATGGTGTCAGTTATGTATTCCATCTTGAGGTTTGGACTTTAATACATTCAGAACATGTAACATTGGTAACCCCATTgcttttgtgccactattgcactactGGGTAAATCTTGACAGGGCATCTATTATTGTAGCTTACAGGATTACACTGAGATAACATTGATAGTTACTCTTATTCTCCAGTAGTGT includes the following:
- the LOC107399785 gene encoding uncharacterized protein LOC107399785 isoform X1, translating into MLFERQFDVGVLSALERTRLFVRRSRVQMNHDFGTLPNSSRLFLNKHTLGQRNGHAALIVFLVSPNQPVRTKKKSPSIKLYLLLVVVDAHPTLLDHQYLIDLQEAAGPHKVVHGRGPGKPLPFAGWDWGPKDSERTVRRICSFINRIIRRAPDYVHLDTPAPNTGHLFGQTLMDICEDGEELPAPIMAECTFSEMLGIKSFRFHSISYFRCEMPNQPMQARSPDF